A region from the Natronoarchaeum mannanilyticum genome encodes:
- a CDS encoding CBS domain-containing protein — translation MGIAGTTGNARVREYMTQDVATVAPEDTVGDVAVRIAESDEHSGFPVCDRRQVEGFVSARDLLLADDDAHLYEVMTTDLIVAHPEMKVNDAGRVILRSGIQKLPVVDDAGHLVGIISNADVIRSQIERATPEKVGKLMRTLENIHGVELRQERREVALDALTPTQGEVYADELEGRRYELERGLAEPLVVIDNAGELLLADGHHRVLAAHRIDVDEMDAYVIVIDDELDLGMQRTADREGLAELDDVEVVDYARHPLVETTERLQ, via the coding sequence ATGGGCATAGCCGGCACCACCGGGAACGCGCGGGTGCGCGAGTACATGACGCAGGACGTCGCGACTGTCGCCCCCGAGGACACGGTGGGCGACGTCGCGGTTCGCATCGCAGAGAGCGACGAGCACAGCGGCTTTCCAGTCTGTGACCGCCGTCAGGTGGAAGGGTTCGTCAGCGCACGGGACCTGCTGCTGGCCGACGACGACGCGCACCTGTACGAGGTGATGACGACGGACCTGATCGTCGCTCACCCCGAGATGAAGGTCAACGACGCCGGACGCGTCATCCTGCGCTCGGGAATCCAGAAGCTCCCGGTCGTCGACGACGCGGGCCACCTCGTCGGGATCATCAGCAACGCCGACGTGATCCGCAGCCAGATCGAGCGGGCGACGCCCGAGAAGGTGGGCAAGCTGATGCGGACGCTGGAGAACATCCACGGCGTCGAGCTGCGCCAGGAACGTCGCGAAGTTGCGCTCGACGCCCTGACGCCGACCCAGGGCGAGGTGTACGCCGACGAGCTCGAGGGGCGTCGGTACGAGCTAGAGCGGGGACTGGCCGAGCCGCTGGTCGTCATCGACAACGCGGGCGAGCTGTTGCTCGCCGACGGCCACCACCGCGTGCTCGCGGCCCACCGGATCGACGTCGACGAGATGGACGCGTACGTGATCGTGATCGACGACGAACTCGATCTCGGAATGCAGCGTACGGCCGACCGCGAGGGCCTGGCCGAACTCGACGACGTCGAGGTCGTCGACTACGCGCGGCATCCGCTGGTCGAGACGACCGAACGCCTGCAATAA
- a CDS encoding Glu/Leu/Phe/Val dehydrogenase, with product MAEEVNPFESLQEQIDEAAEYLDVGDDVIERLKHPERVLETNLSVEMDDGTIEVFKAFRSQFNGDRGPYKGGIRYHPQVSRDEVRALSGWMVYKTATVGIPLGGGKGGIIIDPDEYSESELERITRAFAEEITPLIGEDKDVPAPDVNTGQREMNWIKDTYETLENTTEPGVITGKDISSGGSAGRVEATGRSTVIAAREAFDYLDKDVEGATVAVQGYGNAGWITAKLIDEMGADVVAVSDSSGGIYNADGFDPVDAKQHKRETGSVVGYSEADEELSNEELLTLDVDLLVPAALENAIDEELAHDIQADVISEAANGPITPEGDDVLEDKDVLVVPDILANAGGVTVSYFEWVQNRQRFYWDEERVNEELEDIIVEQFDTLVDAYEEHDLPSLRVAAYVVAIQRVVDSYEQSGNWP from the coding sequence ATGGCAGAGGAAGTCAACCCGTTCGAGAGCCTACAAGAACAGATCGACGAGGCCGCGGAGTACCTCGACGTCGGCGACGACGTGATCGAGCGTCTCAAGCACCCCGAGCGCGTGCTGGAGACGAACCTGTCCGTCGAGATGGACGACGGCACCATCGAGGTGTTCAAGGCGTTCCGCTCGCAGTTCAACGGCGATCGAGGCCCCTACAAGGGCGGCATCCGCTACCACCCGCAGGTCTCCCGCGACGAGGTACGCGCCCTGTCGGGCTGGATGGTCTACAAGACCGCGACGGTCGGGATCCCGCTGGGCGGCGGCAAGGGCGGCATCATCATCGACCCCGACGAGTACTCCGAGAGCGAGCTCGAGCGCATCACCCGCGCCTTCGCCGAGGAGATCACGCCCCTGATCGGCGAGGACAAGGACGTCCCCGCGCCCGACGTCAACACGGGCCAGCGGGAGATGAACTGGATCAAGGACACGTACGAGACCCTCGAAAACACGACCGAGCCCGGCGTCATCACGGGCAAGGACATCTCCAGCGGCGGCAGCGCGGGCCGCGTCGAGGCGACCGGCCGATCGACGGTCATCGCTGCCCGCGAGGCGTTCGACTACCTCGACAAGGACGTCGAGGGTGCCACCGTCGCCGTGCAGGGGTACGGAAACGCCGGCTGGATCACGGCGAAGCTCATCGACGAGATGGGCGCCGACGTCGTCGCCGTCTCCGACTCCAGCGGCGGCATCTACAACGCCGACGGGTTCGACCCCGTCGACGCCAAGCAGCACAAGCGCGAGACCGGCAGCGTCGTCGGCTACAGCGAGGCCGACGAGGAGCTCAGTAACGAGGAGCTGCTGACGCTCGACGTCGACCTGCTGGTCCCCGCCGCGCTGGAGAACGCCATCGACGAGGAGCTGGCTCACGACATTCAGGCCGACGTGATCTCCGAGGCCGCCAACGGGCCGATCACGCCCGAGGGCGACGACGTTCTCGAGGACAAAGACGTGCTGGTCGTCCCCGACATCCTCGCGAACGCGGGCGGCGTCACCGTCTCGTACTTCGAGTGGGTCCAAAATCGCCAGCGCTTCTACTGGGACGAGGAGCGCGTCAACGAGGAACTCGAGGACATCATCGTCGAGCAGTTCGACACCCTCGTCGACGCCTACGAGGAACACGACCTGCCGAGCCTGCGCGTCGCTGCCTACGTCGTCGCGATCCAGCGCGTCGTCGACTCCTACGAGCAGTCCGGCAACTGGCCCTGA